A genomic stretch from Perognathus longimembris pacificus isolate PPM17 chromosome 5, ASM2315922v1, whole genome shotgun sequence includes:
- the Wdr4 gene encoding tRNA (guanine-N(7)-)-methyltransferase non-catalytic subunit WDR4 isoform X1, which yields MANSAGLALCGRALVVRGGSRFLATSTAGSDEDSVFMYDCSTAEEKAQESKGEDGQPVDRGSDTILASTFSTSGSYFALTDDSKRLILFRTKPWQCLSVRAVVRRCTALTFSASEERVLVADKSGDVYSFSVLEPEGPGRLELGHLSMLLDVAVSPDDRFVLTADRDEKIRVSWAAAPHNIEAFCLGHAEFVSRIFVVPGHPELLLSSSGDGTLRLWEYRSGRQLHCCDLAGLRAPAEPKDHKGLAASRITFWGQESCVAALCDCVPAVFVFGLDADGRRLVFRQQLTFPRRVWDVAFEDAQGLWVLQDCREAPLELWRPVEGRWQPACDSAAARRLCSRLRGDWAMLEGSAGAEDSFRSLYKATFDNMSSYLRRKEERLRQRLGKKRPRSPTPGPPTPGPPALTC from the exons atggCGAATTCCGCGGGGCTGGCGTTGTGCGGCCGGGCGCTGGTGGTGCGGGGCGGCAGCCGCTTCCTGGCCACCTCCACCGCGGGCAG TGATGAGGACAGTGTCTTCATGTATGATTGCAGTACTGCAGAAGAGAAAGCACAGGAAAGTAAAGG AGAGGACGGACAGCCTGTGGACAGAGGGAGTGACACGATTCTGGCGTCCACCTTCTCCACGTCTGGCAGCTATTTTGCTTTAACTGATGACAGTAAGCGTCTGATTCTTTTCCGTACAAAACCATGGCAATGTCTGAGTGTCAG GGCCGTGGTGCGGAGGTGCACGGCGCTCACCTTCTCAGCCTCCGAGGAGCGCGTCTTGGTAGCTGACAAGTCTGGAGACGTCTACTCCTTCTCGGTGCTGGAGCCCGAGGGACCGGGCAGGCTGGAGCTTGGGCACCTGTCCATGCTGCTGGACGTG GCTGTGAGTCCAGACGACCGCTTTGTGCTCACTGCAGACCGAGACGAAAAGATCCGGGTCAGCTGGGCTGCTGCGCCGCACAACATCGAGGCCTTCTGTCTGGGGCACGCGGA GTTTGTGAGCCGCATCTTTGTGGTCCCTGGTCACCCCGAGCTGCTCCTGTCCTCCTCCGGG GACGGCACCCTGAGGCTGTGGGAGTACAGGAGTGGCCGCCAGCTGCACTGCTGCGACCTGGCCGGCCTGCGGGCGCCAGCAGAGCCCAAGGACCACAAG GGCCTTGCTGCGTCCAGGATCACGTTCTGGGGCCAGGAGAGCTGCGTGGCGGCTCTGTGTGACTG CGTCCCTGCGGTGTTCGTGTTCGGGCTGGACGCTGACGGCCGGCGGCTGGTGTTCCGACAGCAGCTCACCTTCCCGCGGCGGGTGTGGGACGTGGCGTTTGAGGACGCGCAGGGGCTGTGGGTGCTGCAGGACTGCCGCGAGGCCCCGCTCGAGCTCTGGAGGCCCGTGGAGGGCCGGTGGCAG CCCGCCTGTGACAGCGCCGCGGCCCGCAGGCTCTGCAGCCGGCTCCGCGGGGACTGGGCCATGCTGGAAG GCTCTGCGGGCGCCGAGGACAGCTTCCGCAGCCTCTACAAGGCCACCTTCGACAACATGTCCTCCTAcctgaggaggaaggaggagcggCTGCGGCAGCGGCTGGGGAAGAAGCGGCCGCGGAGCCCCACGCCGGGGCCCCCCACGCCGGGGCCCCCCGCCCTCACCTGCTGA
- the Wdr4 gene encoding tRNA (guanine-N(7)-)-methyltransferase non-catalytic subunit WDR4 isoform X2 codes for MLLDVAVSPDDRFVLTADRDEKIRVSWAAAPHNIEAFCLGHAEFVSRIFVVPGHPELLLSSSGDGTLRLWEYRSGRQLHCCDLAGLRAPAEPKDHKGLAASRITFWGQESCVAALCDCVPAVFVFGLDADGRRLVFRQQLTFPRRVWDVAFEDAQGLWVLQDCREAPLELWRPVEGRWQPACDSAAARRLCSRLRGDWAMLEGSAGAEDSFRSLYKATFDNMSSYLRRKEERLRQRLGKKRPRSPTPGPPTPGPPALTC; via the exons ATGCTGCTGGACGTG GCTGTGAGTCCAGACGACCGCTTTGTGCTCACTGCAGACCGAGACGAAAAGATCCGGGTCAGCTGGGCTGCTGCGCCGCACAACATCGAGGCCTTCTGTCTGGGGCACGCGGA GTTTGTGAGCCGCATCTTTGTGGTCCCTGGTCACCCCGAGCTGCTCCTGTCCTCCTCCGGG GACGGCACCCTGAGGCTGTGGGAGTACAGGAGTGGCCGCCAGCTGCACTGCTGCGACCTGGCCGGCCTGCGGGCGCCAGCAGAGCCCAAGGACCACAAG GGCCTTGCTGCGTCCAGGATCACGTTCTGGGGCCAGGAGAGCTGCGTGGCGGCTCTGTGTGACTG CGTCCCTGCGGTGTTCGTGTTCGGGCTGGACGCTGACGGCCGGCGGCTGGTGTTCCGACAGCAGCTCACCTTCCCGCGGCGGGTGTGGGACGTGGCGTTTGAGGACGCGCAGGGGCTGTGGGTGCTGCAGGACTGCCGCGAGGCCCCGCTCGAGCTCTGGAGGCCCGTGGAGGGCCGGTGGCAG CCCGCCTGTGACAGCGCCGCGGCCCGCAGGCTCTGCAGCCGGCTCCGCGGGGACTGGGCCATGCTGGAAG GCTCTGCGGGCGCCGAGGACAGCTTCCGCAGCCTCTACAAGGCCACCTTCGACAACATGTCCTCCTAcctgaggaggaaggaggagcggCTGCGGCAGCGGCTGGGGAAGAAGCGGCCGCGGAGCCCCACGCCGGGGCCCCCCACGCCGGGGCCCCCCGCCCTCACCTGCTGA